A genomic stretch from Tissierellales bacterium includes:
- a CDS encoding PfkB family carbohydrate kinase, whose translation GKDGAILVTEKRVYRGSAPNIEAVNPVGSGDSMMGGFCKAIHDEMSECEILKLGIACGTANAMERETGRIDISKVDKLMEEIEVNEIFI comes from the coding sequence GGGAAAAGACGGTGCTATATTGGTCACGGAAAAAAGAGTTTATAGAGGTTCTGCTCCGAATATTGAGGCGGTTAATCCAGTTGGATCAGGAGATTCAATGATGGGCGGTTTTTGTAAAGCTATACATGATGAAATGTCTGAGTGTGAGATACTAAAACTTGGAATAGCTTGTGGAACAGCAAATGCTATGGAAAGAGAAACAGGGCGTATAGATATTTCAAAAGTTGATAAATTGATGGAAGAAATAGAAGTGAATGAAATTTTTATATAA